One genomic segment of Coffea arabica cultivar ET-39 chromosome 6e, Coffea Arabica ET-39 HiFi, whole genome shotgun sequence includes these proteins:
- the LOC113697131 gene encoding ubiquitin-conjugating enzyme E2 14-like: protein MEPQATPRSQASLLLQKQLKDLCRNPIEGFSAGLVDESNMFEWSVTVMGPPGSLYDEGYFNAIISFPKDYPVSPPAVKFTSEIWHPNVYPDGKVCMSILHPPGDDPYGYEHATERWNPLHTVESIVLSIISMLSSPNDESPANVDAAKEWRDQRDQFKKRVKRCVRMTQEML from the coding sequence ATGGAGCCACAGGCAACTCCTCGTTCACAAGCAAGCCTTCTGCTTCAAAAACAGCTCAAAGATCTTTGCAGGAATCCGATAGAAGGATTCTCAGCGGGTTTGGTGGATGAGAGCAATATGTTTGAATGGAGTGTTACCGTCATGGGGCCTCCTGGTTCACTCTACGATGAAGGCTATTTTAATGCCATTATAAGCTTTCCAAAGGATTACCCCGTCAGCCCTCCAGCAGTGAAATTTACATCGGAGATATGGCATCCAAACGTATATCCTGATGGAAAAGTTTGCATGTCGATTCTTCATCCGCCCGGTGATGATCCATATGGCTATGAGCATGCAACTGAGCGCTGGAACCCCCTTCATACCGTTGAAAGCATAGTCCTGAGCATCATATCGATGCTTTCTAGCCCGAACGACGAGTCTCCTGCGAATGTGGATGCTGCAAAGGAGTGGAGAGACCAGAGAGACCAATTCAAGAAGAGAGTGAAGCGTTGTGTTAGGATGACTCAGGAGATGTTGTGA